The Aliiroseovarius pelagivivens genome contains a region encoding:
- a CDS encoding alpha/beta fold hydrolase: MQEPLVLIPGMMCDARVFGPQINDLSRDYTVITAAPTRGDTIREMAAKILDQLPPRFALAGLSLGGIVAMEMARRAPDRVNRLALISTSPLADTPGQAAWREPQIVHANIGRLDEAMAEAFSPDVLAPGPAQAEIMDLVFQMARAIGPETFVRQTRALQRRPDAQRALQRLKVPTMVMCGAHDKMTPPKRHETMAELIKDAELVILPDAGHLPTLETPEHVNIGLRAWMKLPLQLRERAIA; encoded by the coding sequence ATGCAGGAACCCTTGGTTCTGATTCCCGGAATGATGTGCGATGCGCGTGTTTTCGGACCGCAAATCAATGATTTATCCAGAGATTACACAGTGATAACCGCCGCCCCAACACGGGGCGACACCATCCGCGAAATGGCAGCGAAGATCCTTGATCAACTGCCTCCGCGCTTTGCTTTGGCAGGACTAAGCCTTGGTGGGATCGTCGCGATGGAGATGGCCCGGCGCGCCCCTGATCGGGTAAATCGGCTGGCGTTGATCTCGACTTCGCCCTTGGCGGACACGCCGGGACAGGCCGCGTGGCGCGAGCCGCAGATTGTGCATGCAAATATTGGCAGGCTGGATGAAGCCATGGCCGAGGCCTTTTCCCCAGACGTTCTGGCCCCCGGACCGGCACAGGCCGAGATCATGGATCTTGTGTTCCAAATGGCGCGTGCCATTGGGCCCGAGACATTCGTACGCCAGACCCGCGCCCTGCAACGTCGACCTGATGCGCAGCGGGCGTTGCAAAGGCTGAAAGTGCCAACCATGGTGATGTGTGGTGCTCATGACAAAATGACTCCGCCCAAGCGGCATGAAACCATGGCCGAGCTGATCAAGGATGCTGAATTGGTGATCCTGCCCGACGCAGGCCACCTGCCGACGTTGGAAACACCCGAGCATGTGAATATCGGCCTGCGCGCCTGGATGAAGCTGCCGCTCCAGTTGCGAGAACGCGCCATCGCGTGA
- a CDS encoding alpha/beta hydrolase, with protein sequence MNGVLRTAMGVSAVVAALFVIGPYEPVDLEVQFDAAVIGPDPDAYLAQREAVFDDLVDGAEKQIVWAGEAGQKTPLSVVYIHGFSATHQEITPVQQLVAEGLGANLYNARLAGHGRSPEAMDGPTVNDWMVDFAEAMAIGRAIGDEVLIISTSTGGTISALGMFDDAAAKNVKGITFIAPNFGIKQAGASFLTFPAARLWVPLIKGATRGFTPINDAQAKYWTESYPTTALMPMAAMVKVAASSGYGIVNVPALFIYSKEDQVVSAEATETVASGWGGIVHRHVVALGPGIDPMAHVLAGDIVSPNGTDSTVDKILDWARGL encoded by the coding sequence ATGAACGGAGTATTGCGTACCGCCATGGGCGTTTCCGCTGTTGTTGCGGCCCTGTTTGTAATCGGCCCGTACGAGCCGGTTGATCTGGAAGTTCAGTTTGACGCGGCCGTAATCGGCCCGGATCCCGACGCCTATCTGGCGCAGCGGGAAGCTGTGTTTGACGACTTGGTCGACGGCGCAGAAAAGCAGATCGTCTGGGCAGGCGAAGCGGGGCAGAAGACGCCCTTGTCCGTCGTCTATATCCATGGCTTTTCCGCCACCCATCAGGAAATAACCCCTGTACAACAACTGGTTGCCGAAGGGCTGGGCGCGAACCTTTATAACGCCCGTTTGGCCGGGCACGGCCGAAGCCCCGAGGCGATGGACGGTCCGACCGTCAACGACTGGATGGTTGATTTCGCCGAAGCGATGGCGATTGGGCGTGCCATCGGGGATGAGGTTCTGATCATCTCGACCTCGACTGGCGGCACCATCTCGGCCCTTGGTATGTTTGATGACGCGGCCGCGAAGAATGTGAAAGGGATCACGTTCATTGCGCCAAACTTCGGGATCAAACAGGCTGGTGCTTCGTTTCTGACCTTCCCTGCTGCACGTCTCTGGGTGCCGTTGATAAAAGGGGCGACCCGCGGATTTACTCCCATCAATGACGCACAAGCCAAATACTGGACCGAAAGCTATCCCACCACGGCTTTGATGCCGATGGCGGCGATGGTGAAGGTCGCGGCGAGCTCGGGCTATGGTATCGTCAATGTGCCGGCATTGTTCATCTATTCGAAAGAGGATCAGGTGGTGTCGGCTGAAGCGACCGAGACCGTCGCCTCGGGCTGGGGCGGGATCGTGCATCGGCACGTGGTCGCATTGGGACCGGGCATCGACCCGATGGCGCATGTGTTGGCGGGGGACATTGTCAGCCCGAATGGCACAGACTCCACGGTTGACAAAATTCTGGACTGGGCGCGCGGGTTATAA
- a CDS encoding alpha/beta fold hydrolase: MSEIQHLETKQGRRIAYAKSDGQGPTIVFLSGLKSDMEGTKAVALEAWAKEQGRAFLRFDYSGHGVSSGEFADGSIGDWHEDTLEVVDKLIDGPILAVGSSMGGWQSLLLSRARPERIMGLVTIAAAPDFTEDGYWAGFTDEQKAELEREGFLTLPSDYEEDYIITKRLIEDGRDQLVLRSPLRLDMPVRFLQGTEDDAVPTSQAVKLLEHVEGDDIRLTLVKGADHRFSDDECLRTIQKMVKVVLTRGAA; this comes from the coding sequence ATGTCCGAAATCCAGCATCTCGAAACAAAGCAGGGGCGTCGCATCGCCTATGCCAAATCAGACGGGCAGGGGCCGACGATCGTCTTTTTGTCTGGCCTGAAGTCGGACATGGAAGGAACCAAGGCCGTCGCGCTTGAGGCATGGGCGAAAGAGCAAGGCCGCGCATTCCTGCGCTTTGACTATTCGGGCCACGGCGTCAGCTCAGGCGAGTTTGCGGACGGCAGCATTGGCGATTGGCATGAAGATACGCTGGAAGTCGTCGACAAGCTGATTGACGGCCCCATTCTGGCGGTCGGAAGCTCGATGGGCGGCTGGCAGTCGCTTCTGCTGTCACGTGCACGGCCCGAGCGGATCATGGGACTTGTGACCATTGCCGCCGCGCCTGATTTCACCGAGGACGGATATTGGGCTGGGTTCACGGATGAACAGAAAGCCGAGTTGGAGCGCGAAGGCTTCCTGACACTCCCATCAGACTATGAAGAGGACTACATCATCACCAAACGGTTGATCGAGGACGGCCGCGACCAGCTGGTGCTGCGCTCGCCGCTACGGTTGGATATGCCAGTACGATTCCTGCAAGGAACGGAAGACGACGCGGTCCCCACGTCTCAGGCGGTGAAGCTGCTTGAACATGTCGAAGGCGATGACATTCGCCTGACCCTTGTGAAGGGGGCGGATCACCGGTTCTCGGATGATGAATGCCTGCGTACGATCCAGAAAATGGTCAAGGTCGTTCTGACCCGAGGTGCAGCATGA